One genomic window of Mogibacterium diversum includes the following:
- a CDS encoding phage tail protein — MDLFKLIGKIVIKNEDANKEIDKTTKEAEKSSDKFGKAFEKIGNFAKKMGKIALIGLGAVATGLIALSKKAIASYAEYEQLVGGVETLFKDSAGTVKRYADEAYKTAGLSANDYMKTVTGFSASLLQSLDGDTKKVAQKANMAVIDMADNANKMGTAIGDIQNAYQGFAKQNYTMLDNLKLGYGGTREEMQRLLRDAEAISGIHYDISSYADVVDAIHVIQTKMGVTGTTAKEASSTIQGSIGQMKSAWINFLTGMADPSQNFDKLLNNLVDSVVNVANQLIPRLAKLLPRLVEGISQIITKLAPQLPSIIEKLIPPILQGAMMVLQAILENLPAIIMAIVRSLGKLLLKLVEPFKGLGKQFVGELKLAFEQVKSAVRTAINAVKNVFVAGWNGIKSAVMAIVRGYVRALGAELGFIKAVVSTALNGVKHVFSTVFNGAYNIVRSAIAKIKSVFNFSWKLPKLKLPHIKIKGKFSLSPPSTPSFGIDWYKKAMDGGMIMNKPTIFGYDSATNNFMAGGEAGSETVVGTNSLMTMIKNAVSENNNVILVRILEILEKIDSTLVDKIIEAFNSVNFVADDRELGRFIKKYAR, encoded by the coding sequence TTGGATTTATTTAAACTTATTGGAAAAATCGTTATTAAAAACGAAGATGCCAACAAGGAAATTGACAAAACAACAAAAGAAGCTGAGAAATCATCGGATAAGTTCGGTAAAGCGTTCGAAAAAATCGGAAATTTCGCAAAGAAGATGGGTAAAATTGCACTCATTGGACTTGGTGCGGTTGCAACGGGTTTGATTGCGTTAAGTAAAAAAGCGATTGCAAGCTATGCGGAATATGAACAGCTTGTCGGGGGTGTTGAAACCTTATTTAAGGATTCAGCGGGAACGGTTAAGCGGTACGCAGATGAAGCATATAAAACGGCTGGTTTAAGTGCCAACGATTATATGAAAACCGTTACGGGATTTAGTGCATCGCTATTACAATCACTTGATGGTGATACCAAAAAGGTAGCACAAAAAGCAAATATGGCGGTTATCGATATGGCAGATAATGCCAACAAGATGGGTACTGCGATAGGTGATATTCAAAACGCATATCAGGGATTCGCAAAACAGAATTATACCATGCTCGACAACCTCAAACTTGGATATGGTGGAACTCGTGAAGAAATGCAGAGGTTATTAAGAGATGCCGAAGCGATAAGCGGAATTCACTATGATATATCATCATATGCTGATGTTGTTGATGCTATTCACGTTATCCAAACAAAGATGGGTGTTACTGGTACAACTGCAAAAGAAGCATCTAGCACAATTCAAGGTTCAATCGGACAGATGAAGAGTGCATGGATAAACTTCTTAACAGGTATGGCAGACCCTTCACAGAATTTCGATAAACTTCTGAATAATCTTGTTGATTCTGTAGTAAACGTTGCGAATCAATTAATTCCCCGATTAGCTAAGTTGTTACCTAGATTAGTTGAGGGTATATCTCAGATTATAACTAAGCTTGCCCCACAACTACCAAGTATAATTGAGAAACTTATACCGCCTATATTACAAGGTGCGATGATGGTTCTTCAAGCTATTTTAGAGAATCTACCAGCAATTATCATGGCGATTGTGAGGTCGCTCGGTAAACTTCTGTTGAAGCTAGTTGAACCATTTAAGGGTTTGGGAAAACAATTTGTAGGTGAATTGAAACTAGCGTTCGAGCAAGTCAAGAGTGCTGTTAGAACTGCAATAAATGCAGTTAAGAACGTGTTTGTTGCTGGTTGGAACGGTATTAAATCGGCAGTAATGGCGATTGTGCGTGGTTACGTTCGTGCGTTGGGTGCTGAACTCGGATTTATAAAAGCGGTCGTATCAACAGCCTTAAACGGTGTAAAACACGTATTTAGCACAGTATTCAACGGTGCGTATAACATTGTTCGTAGTGCGATAGCTAAAATCAAGAGTGTGTTCAACTTTAGTTGGAAATTACCGAAGTTGAAATTACCACATATCAAGATTAAGGGTAAATTTAGCTTATCTCCGCCAAGTACACCATCATTCGGTATCGATTGGTACAAAAAGGCTATGGATGGCGGTATGATCATGAACAAACCAACGATATTTGGTTATGATTCCGCAACAAATAATTTCATGGCTGGTGGTGAAGCTGGAAGTGAAACCGTTGTTGGTACAAATTCACTTATGACGATGATTAAAAATGCAGTTTCGGAGAATAACAACGTTATTCTTGTGAGAATCCTCGAAATTCTCGAAAAAATTGATTCAACTTTAGTTGATAAGATTATAGAAGCGTTCAATTCTGTTAATTTCGTGGCTGATGATAGAGAATTAGGAAGGTTTATCAAGAAATATGCTAGATAA
- a CDS encoding HK97 gp10 family phage protein, giving the protein MSCKFEDYSFKVKDAMKDTAISFLEEAGGELESQVKRNSRVDTGQTKGSWQHVTDESGLECSVGSNLENAIWEEFGTGMYAVKGNGRKSPWMYKDSHGVWHKTRGKKPSRAFHKAYVSMKNKIQRMAEKAFGDLK; this is encoded by the coding sequence GTGTCATGTAAGTTTGAAGATTATTCATTCAAGGTTAAAGATGCCATGAAGGATACAGCGATATCATTCCTAGAGGAAGCTGGGGGCGAACTTGAATCACAAGTTAAACGTAACAGTAGAGTTGATACTGGGCAAACCAAGGGTTCATGGCAACATGTGACCGATGAGAGTGGTCTTGAATGCTCGGTTGGTTCGAACCTTGAAAATGCTATATGGGAAGAATTCGGAACGGGTATGTATGCGGTTAAGGGTAATGGCAGAAAATCACCATGGATGTATAAGGATTCACACGGAGTATGGCACAAAACGAGGGGTAAAAAACCTAGTAGAGCGTTTCATAAAGCTTACGTGAGTATGAAAAATAAGATTCAGAGGATGGCTGAAAAGGCTTTTGGAGATTTAAAATGA
- a CDS encoding N4-gp56 family major capsid protein: MATGTTKIQNLVNPQVMADAVTAKVKQKIVATPFAKVDDTLVANAGDTITIPTFEYIGDAEDVAEGVECGTTILTATTTTAKVKKVMKAIELTDEAILSGYGNPVGEGTSQLGKSIASKVDADVIECAKGAQLKYTAGATAIIGYASIVNAIDLFDEEVISDKVMFVSPKQITQLRLDKDFISADKYNNEVMMRGEIGMIGSARIVPSRKIKAVGGVYNCPILKVTEDKESEDEAPAVTIFMKRDVNVETERRSLARKTDISADEIYTVAITNQSKVVVAQFKDK, translated from the coding sequence ATGGCAACAGGAACAACAAAAATTCAGAACCTAGTTAATCCACAGGTTATGGCTGATGCGGTAACAGCAAAGGTAAAGCAGAAGATTGTGGCTACACCATTTGCGAAGGTAGATGATACTCTAGTTGCAAATGCTGGAGATACTATCACAATACCAACATTCGAGTATATCGGTGATGCCGAGGATGTGGCTGAGGGTGTAGAGTGTGGAACTACTATTCTAACTGCTACAACTACAACAGCAAAGGTTAAGAAGGTAATGAAGGCTATAGAGCTAACTGATGAAGCTATTCTATCGGGATACGGTAACCCCGTAGGAGAGGGAACATCACAGCTTGGTAAGTCCATAGCATCTAAGGTTGATGCTGATGTAATTGAGTGTGCAAAGGGTGCACAGCTAAAATATACAGCTGGTGCGACTGCGATCATCGGTTACGCAAGCATCGTTAATGCTATCGACCTATTCGATGAGGAAGTAATTAGCGACAAAGTAATGTTCGTATCACCTAAGCAGATTACACAGCTTAGACTTGATAAAGATTTCATTTCCGCAGACAAGTACAACAACGAAGTAATGATGCGTGGTGAAATCGGCATGATTGGAAGTGCTAGAATAGTGCCTTCAAGAAAGATTAAGGCTGTAGGCGGTGTATACAATTGCCCTATCCTGAAGGTTACTGAGGATAAGGAATCAGAAGATGAAGCACCAGCAGTTACAATCTTCATGAAGCGTGATGTAAATGTTGAAACTGAAAGAAGGTCACTAGCTAGAAAGACTGATATTTCAGCAGATGAGATTTACACAGTAGCAATCACTAATCAGTCAAAGGTAGTTGTTGCACAGTTCAAAGATAAGTAG
- a CDS encoding phage scaffolding protein → MTLQEILRSNGLTDEQVEKITGDMKANKIFTTSEENLDIRYNKLKGDYDGNAQKLKEANKLIEDLKKDTTDNSELQSKITTFESTIEGLQKELEQTKVESAIKVALLDAKAGDIDYLTYKLKEKGELKLDENGDVAGLSDMLGELKTQYPNQFESSTNQKTDVKKLPDNDGDKGDSMTKEEFDKLSYAKRLELFENNKELYDEMTK, encoded by the coding sequence ATGACATTACAGGAAATTTTGAGATCAAATGGGTTAACAGATGAACAGGTGGAGAAAATCACAGGTGATATGAAAGCGAACAAGATATTCACCACGAGTGAAGAAAACCTTGATATTCGCTACAACAAACTAAAGGGTGATTATGATGGTAACGCTCAGAAGCTAAAGGAAGCTAACAAGCTTATCGAAGATTTAAAGAAGGATACCACAGATAACTCTGAATTACAGAGTAAAATCACCACGTTTGAATCAACAATCGAGGGATTACAGAAGGAACTCGAACAAACAAAAGTTGAATCAGCTATCAAAGTTGCCCTACTTGATGCAAAGGCTGGGGATATCGACTATCTCACGTACAAGCTGAAGGAAAAGGGGGAACTGAAACTTGATGAAAACGGCGATGTTGCTGGATTATCCGATATGCTCGGAGAACTCAAAACGCAGTATCCTAATCAGTTTGAATCAAGCACGAATCAGAAAACGGATGTTAAGAAACTACCCGATAATGATGGTGATAAAGGCGATTCAATGACTAAAGAGGAATTTGATAAGCTGTCATACGCTAAGAGGTTAGAGCTATTTGAAAACAACAAAGAGTTGTATGACGAGATGACGAAGTAA
- a CDS encoding DUF7675 family protein, with product MEQSNKFYKNNENDKIWWIDNSDTQVGVWLFSFDKKKIYNMFSDYPWKLTKEEREIFDKENPYWKDFFEDRK from the coding sequence ATGGAACAATCAAATAAGTTTTATAAGAATAATGAGAACGATAAAATATGGTGGATTGATAATTCAGACACACAAGTTGGTGTTTGGTTATTCTCATTTGATAAGAAGAAAATATATAATATGTTTTCTGATTATCCGTGGAAGTTGACCAAAGAGGAACGGGAAATATTCGATAAAGAAAATCCATATTGGAAAGACTTTTTCGAAGATAGAAAATAA
- a CDS encoding phage minor head protein, which produces MNKWEREITKYQLEDEKRTIAELKAVYSKAREDLKARIEELGVRYDETGLESVIYQKKYQEAIKSQVDSALNHLLTKEYTTIDDFLKDSYNNGFVGNMYLLHQQKIPLAIPIDNKSVVKALQTDSKLSRRYYKGNPLRNRINENVDVLKTRVRSNLSRGIAQGQSWGGIAVNIASGMNSPMRRALNDSIRIARTEGHRVQQQGFLDAGFEAIKNGADVLKQWDATLDGRTRDAHREVDGTIIKWDEEFDVGGEKMEAPSVGGSARNVCNCRCCLLQRAKWALDEDELETLQERADYFELDKSEQFKTFRKNYLKNVSRHSSEPVKSKDLNYMGLINGAKRNNIVYNPIKPHDIRPNKEEIINILAGGDMTGGSCASVGLAYIGQTLGYDVRDFRGGVSREFFSYTINLMELSHMDGMKVTTSTRKTSIASGKELLNGCEIGKEYYLCVGRHASIVRKNDEGVLQYLELQSANNSGWQNFDGNLGYTLSYRFGCRSGDDSFGDFMLNITDSNLDTDEFKSILGFLNTAENKQNKGDHGTIK; this is translated from the coding sequence ATGAATAAATGGGAACGAGAAATCACAAAATACCAACTCGAAGATGAAAAGCGAACAATCGCAGAGTTGAAGGCTGTATATTCGAAGGCTAGGGAAGATTTAAAAGCACGTATCGAAGAATTAGGTGTACGATATGATGAAACGGGTTTAGAGTCCGTTATATATCAAAAGAAGTACCAAGAAGCGATTAAATCACAAGTTGATAGTGCATTAAATCATTTACTGACTAAAGAATACACCACCATTGATGATTTCTTAAAAGACAGCTATAACAACGGATTTGTAGGCAATATGTATTTGTTACACCAACAAAAAATACCATTGGCAATACCGATTGATAACAAGTCCGTTGTTAAAGCCTTGCAGACTGATTCAAAGTTATCAAGGCGATATTATAAGGGTAATCCGTTAAGAAATCGTATAAATGAGAACGTTGACGTGCTAAAAACTCGTGTGAGGTCTAACCTATCACGTGGAATCGCACAAGGTCAATCATGGGGTGGTATTGCTGTTAATATTGCTAGTGGTATGAATTCCCCTATGCGTAGAGCATTGAACGATTCGATACGCATAGCGAGGACGGAAGGACATAGAGTTCAGCAACAGGGATTTTTGGATGCAGGATTCGAAGCAATCAAGAACGGTGCTGATGTTCTTAAACAATGGGATGCAACACTTGATGGAAGGACGAGAGATGCACATCGAGAGGTTGACGGAACAATCATCAAGTGGGATGAAGAATTCGATGTTGGTGGTGAAAAAATGGAAGCTCCATCCGTTGGTGGCTCGGCTCGTAACGTATGTAACTGTAGATGTTGCCTATTACAACGTGCAAAATGGGCATTAGATGAAGATGAACTTGAAACACTTCAAGAACGTGCGGATTATTTCGAACTTGATAAATCTGAACAGTTTAAAACGTTCCGCAAGAATTACTTGAAGAATGTATCAAGGCATAGTTCTGAACCCGTTAAATCAAAAGACCTAAACTATATGGGGTTAATTAATGGTGCTAAACGCAACAATATCGTGTATAATCCTATAAAACCGCATGATATAAGACCAAACAAAGAAGAAATAATTAATATATTAGCTGGTGGGGATATGACGGGTGGTTCATGTGCATCGGTCGGACTCGCATATATTGGTCAAACACTTGGATATGATGTTCGAGATTTTCGAGGGGGTGTTAGTCGAGAATTCTTTTCATACACCATTAATTTAATGGAATTATCCCACATGGATGGTATGAAGGTAACAACATCAACGAGAAAAACATCGATCGCATCGGGTAAAGAGTTATTAAATGGTTGCGAAATTGGCAAAGAATATTATTTGTGCGTTGGTAGACACGCTTCAATTGTTCGTAAGAATGATGAAGGTGTGTTACAATATTTAGAATTACAATCTGCAAATAATAGCGGTTGGCAAAATTTCGATGGCAATCTTGGATATACTCTATCATATAGATTTGGTTGTCGGAGTGGTGATGATTCATTCGGAGATTTCATGTTGAATATCACCGATAGTAATCTTGATACTGATGAGTTTAAATCTATATTAGGGTTCTTGAATACAGCAGAGAATAAACAGAATAAGGGTGATCATGGAACAATCAAATAA
- a CDS encoding phage portal protein has product MLTEQEIRYFISDDAGSQRKRKAREAQRYYEGEHDILNYRMFYYNSDGELVEDTTRSNIKISHPFFTELVDQQVQYMLSGDDSFVRSDVEGLQSKLDEYFDEDFKAELTDLLTGTITKGFDYLFAYQNEHDRLAFQYADALGVIEVRAKDTDDNCNYVIYWYIDRIAKNNKVIKRIQVWDDEKTTYYVQNDEGGIDLDESVDINPRPHVIYERDNSLYYKPFGFIPFFRLDNNKKQISNLKAIKGIIDDYDIMSCGLSNNLADFDHPLHVVRGFEGDNLDELSQNLKTKKTIGVDSEGGVEVHTVDIPYQARLTKMEQDEKNIYRFGMGFNSAQIGDGNITNIVIKSRYALLDLKCNKLEIKLKQFLKKIVKVVIDEINKKNNSAYKVEDVWFDFKREVMTNASDNAQIYKTEAETRQIEINTILGLHGVIDDKNVIKSICDVLELDYEEVKNNIPDEFEDDPLKVLGDE; this is encoded by the coding sequence ATGCTAACAGAACAGGAAATAAGGTACTTCATATCTGATGATGCTGGTTCACAGCGTAAGCGAAAAGCAAGAGAAGCACAACGATATTATGAGGGTGAACACGATATTCTGAACTATCGTATGTTCTATTACAACTCAGATGGTGAGTTGGTTGAGGATACAACAAGAAGTAATATCAAGATTTCACATCCGTTCTTTACTGAACTTGTAGACCAGCAAGTTCAATATATGTTGAGTGGTGATGATTCATTCGTTCGTTCAGATGTTGAGGGGTTACAATCGAAGCTTGATGAATACTTTGATGAGGATTTCAAGGCTGAATTGACAGACCTATTGACGGGAACGATTACGAAGGGTTTTGATTATCTATTCGCATATCAGAACGAACATGATAGATTGGCGTTCCAATATGCTGATGCTCTTGGTGTAATCGAAGTTCGTGCGAAAGATACAGATGATAACTGTAATTATGTTATCTATTGGTACATCGACAGAATCGCAAAGAATAACAAGGTAATCAAGCGAATTCAAGTATGGGATGATGAGAAAACAACGTATTATGTTCAGAACGATGAAGGGGGTATTGATTTAGATGAAAGTGTTGATATCAATCCACGCCCTCACGTTATTTATGAGCGTGATAACAGTTTGTATTATAAACCATTTGGTTTCATACCGTTCTTCAGGCTCGATAATAACAAGAAGCAAATATCGAATCTTAAAGCGATTAAGGGTATTATCGATGATTACGATATCATGTCTTGCGGTTTGTCAAATAATCTTGCTGATTTCGACCATCCGTTACATGTTGTGAGAGGGTTTGAGGGTGATAACCTAGATGAGTTATCGCAGAATCTCAAGACGAAGAAAACAATTGGGGTTGATTCTGAAGGTGGTGTGGAAGTTCACACGGTGGATATTCCATATCAAGCGAGATTAACCAAGATGGAACAGGATGAGAAGAACATCTATCGATTCGGTATGGGGTTCAATTCGGCTCAGATTGGTGACGGTAACATAACTAACATCGTTATCAAATCAAGATATGCACTACTTGATTTGAAGTGTAACAAGCTTGAAATCAAGCTAAAACAGTTCTTGAAGAAGATTGTTAAAGTTGTTATTGACGAGATCAACAAGAAAAACAATTCAGCGTATAAAGTTGAAGATGTATGGTTTGATTTCAAACGTGAAGTTATGACCAACGCATCAGATAACGCACAGATTTACAAGACTGAAGCGGAAACAAGACAGATTGAAATCAACACAATACTTGGATTGCATGGGGTTATCGATGACAAGAACGTTATTAAATCGATATGTGATGTTCTTGAACTCGATTATGAGGAAGTGAAGAATAACATCCCCGATGAGTTTGAAGATGACCCGTTGAAGGTTTTAGGCGATGAATAA
- a CDS encoding PBSX family phage terminase large subunit: MEIYLPKVVGKGYKEFWNFKGRYRVVKGSRASKKSKTTALWYIYNMMKYPEANLLVVRKTYRTLKESCYTELKWAVNRLGVARHWDFKESPLQATYKPTGQKIYFRGLDDSLKVTSVTVEHGYLCWMWIEEAYEVMHKEDFDTIDESIRGEVPDNLFKQVTITFNPWNERHWLKSTFFDNNVCDDDILAITTNYLCNEWLDKSDEKLFERMRVRNPRRYRTAGLGEWGSVEGVVYENWKEQEFKFVTQAEYDAGEDGIISDNLKPAFGLDYGYTNDPSALFASMVDLENHKIYVFDEFYKKGLSNNKIYNEIVNMGYAKERITADSSEPKSNDELKSYGLHVKGAKKGKDSVNNGIQWIQNFEIIVHPRCVNFITEISNYTWAKDKFGNQTNTPIDDFNHLMDAMRYGLEKYINLRKGWLI; the protein is encoded by the coding sequence ATGGAGATTTATTTACCAAAAGTTGTTGGTAAGGGGTATAAAGAGTTTTGGAACTTCAAGGGAAGATATAGAGTTGTTAAGGGTTCGAGAGCATCGAAGAAATCAAAAACAACCGCATTGTGGTATATCTACAACATGATGAAGTATCCCGAAGCTAATCTATTAGTTGTTCGAAAGACTTATAGAACACTCAAAGAATCATGTTATACCGAACTTAAATGGGCGGTTAATAGATTGGGTGTTGCTAGACATTGGGATTTTAAAGAATCCCCACTGCAAGCAACTTACAAGCCTACAGGGCAGAAGATATATTTCAGAGGTCTTGACGATTCATTAAAGGTTACATCGGTAACCGTTGAACACGGTTATTTGTGTTGGATGTGGATTGAAGAAGCCTATGAGGTTATGCATAAAGAGGATTTTGATACGATAGATGAATCTATACGTGGTGAAGTTCCCGATAACCTCTTCAAGCAAGTAACTATTACATTCAACCCTTGGAATGAAAGGCATTGGCTGAAATCAACGTTCTTTGATAATAACGTGTGTGATGATGATATATTGGCTATCACCACTAATTACTTATGTAATGAGTGGCTAGATAAATCTGATGAAAAGCTGTTCGAGCGAATGAGAGTTCGCAACCCTAGAAGATATCGAACCGCTGGACTTGGTGAATGGGGTAGCGTTGAAGGTGTTGTGTATGAGAATTGGAAGGAACAAGAATTCAAGTTCGTTACACAAGCCGAATATGATGCTGGGGAAGATGGAATAATATCCGATAATCTGAAACCAGCGTTCGGACTTGACTATGGATATACTAATGATCCTTCAGCATTATTTGCGAGCATGGTTGATTTAGAGAATCACAAAATTTATGTGTTCGATGAGTTCTACAAGAAGGGTTTATCGAACAATAAAATCTATAATGAGATTGTCAATATGGGATATGCGAAGGAACGGATAACCGCTGATAGTTCAGAACCTAAATCAAATGATGAGTTAAAGAGTTATGGGTTACATGTTAAGGGTGCGAAGAAGGGTAAAGATTCCGTTAACAACGGTATTCAATGGATTCAGAACTTTGAAATCATTGTACATCCTAGATGTGTTAACTTCATTACTGAGATTAGTAACTACACATGGGCAAAAGATAAGTTCGGTAATCAAACTAACACACCGATTGATGATTTCAATCACCTTATGGATGCTATGAGGTACGGATTGGAGAAATATATTAATTTACGAAAAGGTTGGTTGATATGA
- a CDS encoding terminase small subunit, with protein sequence MTNKQKRFIEEYLIDFNATQSAIRAGYSVDTAYQSGAENLKKPQIKSKIEKALAERSRRTGITQDRVIQELARIAFVNFNDIVDENGEIKTDASADDLACVESYKVENGDSINGSSSKREVKLASKMKALELLGKHLGMFSDKFDVNMNLPVIISGEDELEE encoded by the coding sequence ATGACAAACAAACAAAAGAGGTTCATTGAAGAATATTTGATTGACTTCAATGCGACACAATCAGCAATTAGGGCGGGTTATTCGGTTGATACGGCTTATCAGAGTGGAGCCGAAAACCTCAAAAAACCTCAAATAAAAAGTAAGATTGAAAAAGCACTTGCGGAACGTTCAAGAAGAACGGGAATCACACAAGATAGAGTTATACAGGAGCTTGCAAGAATCGCATTCGTTAACTTCAACGATATCGTTGACGAGAACGGGGAGATTAAAACTGATGCTAGTGCTGATGATTTGGCTTGTGTTGAATCGTACAAGGTGGAGAACGGGGATTCAATAAACGGTAGTTCGAGTAAGAGAGAAGTTAAACTTGCTAGTAAGATGAAAGCCCTTGAACTACTCGGTAAACATCTTGGTATGTTTAGTGATAAGTTCGATGTGAACATGAATTTACCCGTGATCATATCGGGAGAAGATGAACTTGAAGAATAG
- a CDS encoding DUF1492 domain-containing protein, whose product MNINKYLMQIRFLNRKIRRLRADIEILREHCDLCAIELDPNKVQKSRNFSNPIDYVIDKERELNDAIREVDNKRSEIIKMIELVENPKAYEILYMYYVQEYEMKTICEILDITYSWGYKLKKTGLDIIRQKTTQ is encoded by the coding sequence ATGAATATAAATAAATATTTAATGCAGATTCGATTTTTAAATCGTAAGATTCGTAGACTAAGAGCCGATATAGAAATATTAAGAGAACATTGTGATTTGTGTGCTATCGAACTTGACCCGAACAAAGTTCAGAAATCCCGAAATTTCTCAAACCCGATTGATTATGTAATCGATAAGGAACGAGAACTTAATGATGCAATTCGTGAGGTTGATAATAAGCGTAGCGAGATCATCAAGATGATTGAATTAGTTGAGAATCCGAAGGCATATGAGATTCTATATATGTACTATGTTCAAGAATACGAAATGAAAACGATATGTGAGATTCTTGATATTACGTATTCGTGGGGTTACAAACTGAAAAAGACAGGATTAGACATAATAAGACAAAAAACGACACAATAA
- a CDS encoding nucleoside triphosphate pyrophosphohydrolase family protein — translation MLANDYQNACMRTVTEEFTLANAGLGLAGECGETVDILKKYLYHGHDLDRDELIKELGDCSWYLAVIAKMCDIDLSEVFEKNIDKLMKRYPEGFSKERSIYRED, via the coding sequence ATGTTAGCTAATGATTATCAAAACGCTTGTATGCGTACAGTTACAGAAGAATTTACACTTGCCAACGCTGGTCTTGGCTTGGCTGGGGAGTGTGGGGAAACGGTCGATATTTTAAAGAAATATTTGTATCACGGTCACGATCTCGACCGTGACGAACTAATCAAGGAACTCGGAGATTGCTCATGGTATTTAGCCGTTATTGCTAAAATGTGCGATATAGATTTATCTGAGGTGTTCGAGAAAAATATCGATAAACTAATGAAACGCTATCCCGAAGGGTTCAGCAAAGAAAGGAGTATATACCGTGAAGATTAA